The genomic window GAACGACAAAAGACAACCTCCAGCGTCCACGTGGACGGTTCGAGGGCGGTAAGGGGAGATGCGCGACGACCGGGGGTGAAACGTCTCGCACGGGTGATTCGGGGGTGCACGGGGGGAATGGTTTGGATGGCACAGGCGATTGCCAGGGTTCGCGCTCGTCGGCGTCGTGTTAAGGGGCATCCACCGATCGGGGGATGCCGAGTCCCCCGGGTCGTCGTTCCCGTCGGTGTCGCGCACCACCAGACTGAGGGCATGAGCGAGAACGTCGTCGAGGTTCAGGACCTGCGCAAGACCTATCGAGGGGGCCTCGAGGCACTGCGCGGGGTGTCGTTCGACATCCGCCGGGGCGAGACGTTCGCGCTGCTCGGTCCCAACGGCGCGGGCAAGAGCACGGTCATCGAGATCCTCGAGGGCTACCGCGACCGCACGAGCGGCGAGGTGCGCGTGCTCGGCATCGACCCGCACCGCGGCGGCCTCGACTGGAAGGCGCGACTCGGCATCGTGCTGCAGAACACCGGCGAAGCGCCCACGGCGAGCGTGCGGGAGCTGCTGGCGCACTTCGCCTCGTTCTACCCGCGCCCGCGCGACGTCGACGAGGTCATCGCCTCGGTCGGGCTGAGCGAGAAGGCCAAGGTCTCGGTGCGCAAGCTGTCGGGCGGGCAGCGTCGTCGCGTCGACGTGGCGCTCGGGATCGTCGGTCGACCCGACCTGCTGTTCCTCGATGAGCCGACGACCGGCTTCGACCCCGAGGTCAGACGGCACTTCTGGTACCTCATCCGCGACCTGCAGCGCGAGGGCACGACGATCCTGCTGACCACCCACTACCTCGACGAGGCAGCTGAACTCGCGGAACGCGCGGCGATCATCGTCGGCGGAGAAGTGGCATCCGTCGGTCGTATCGACGAACTCGGCGGACCGGATGCCCGTGTGCCTCTCGTGCGGTGGCGCGAGGGCGGTGAGACCCGCGAGCAGCGCACGCAGGATCCCGGAGCGGTGGTCGCCCAGCTCTACGCCCGTGTCGGCGAACCCGAGCGGCTCGAGGTCGTGCGCCCGAGCCTCGAAGACGTGTACCTCTCGTTCCTTGGCGACGAAGCGCGCCGCACGGCCGCGGCGGGAGGCACCGCGTGAGCCGCGTGCTGCGGCTGGGTGCCGCCCGTGTCGCGTTCGAGGTGCGCTCGTACTTCCGCCAGGGCGACTCGGTGTTCTTCACGTTCCTGTTCCCCGTGATGATCCTGCTGATCTTCGCCGTCGCCTTCGACGCGCAGACCTTCGGCCCGCCCGGAGACGAGGTGGATGCCGCGCAGTTCTACCTCCCCGCGATGCTCGCCGCGGGCGTGCTGCTGTCGGGCCTGCAGAACATGTCGATCGACATCGCGATGGAGCGCAGCGACGGCACGCTCAAACGCCTCGGCGGAACCCCGCTGAGTCCGGTGTCGTACTTCATCGGCAAGCTCGGGCAGGTGCTGGTGACCGGATTCCTGCAGTCGGCGCTGCTCATCGTGGTGGCCGCGGTGTTCTTCGGCGTGCCGCTGCCGACCGACCCGGAGCGCTGGCTGACCTTCGCGTGGGTGTTCCTCCTGGGCGTCACCACCTGCGCGATCCTCGGGATCGGCCTGTCGGCGCTGCCCCGCACCGGCCGGAGCGCCACGGGCGTCGTCATTCCGATCGTGCTGCTGCTGCAGTTCATCTCGGGCGTCTACATCAACTTCGCCGCCCTCCCCGAGTGGCTGCAGAACGTCGCGAGCGTCTTCCCGCTGAAGTGGCTCGCGCAGGGCTTCCGCTCTGTTTTCCTGCCCGAGAGCTTCGCGGCCGGCGAGCCGTCGGGCTCGTGGGACCACCCGCTGATCCTGCTGGTGACGGGGCTGTGGCTGGTGCTGGGACTCGCGCTCGTGCGGCTGACGTTCCGGTGGATTCGGAAGGACGCGTGATGTCGCAATTCACCGCCACCCCGGTCGCCGCCTCGGACGCGGCGGATGTCGGACTCCCCACGACGCGAGGGTGGATCGTCGCCTTCCTCGCGGCGGGAATCCTGGGTGCGGGCATCGCTGTGGCATCCGCGGTCGTCGCCGGCATCCCGTGGGCCTCGGCTGTCGCTGCGCTGACGCTTCTCGGGGCCTACACCGTGTTCATCCTGCTCGTGCTGCCCCGTCTGCTGCGGCGCGAGGCGGGGACGATGGGCGCGCTCGACGTGGTCACCATGGTGGTCACGGTGCTCGCGGTCGCGCTGTTGACCTCCCTCGTGCCGTGGCTCGCGATGCTGCAGTTCTGGGTCTTCCCGCTGCTGTGGACGCTGGCCGCGTCGACCCGCATCGCGGTGGGCGCGTGCTTCGTCTCGGCCGCGTCGATCTTCGCCGCGCTGCTGCCCTGGACCGGTGGAGGATCGTGGGCGGTCATGGCCTTCGTACAGGGCGCGTCGTTCGTCTCCGCCGTCGTGCTGGGGCTCTGGATCAGCGGGATCTCGCGGTACGGCTCCGAACGCGACGCTCTCGTCACCGAGCTGACGGCAGCGCAGAGCGAACTCGCCTCTCTGCATCACGACGCCGGCGCGATGGCCGAGCGCGAGCGCCTCACCGCCGAGATGCACGACACGATCGCGCAGAGCCTCGCGGGGACGGTCATGCTCGCACAGCGCGCCCGGCGCGAGTTGGTCGAGGGAGCTCTGTCGCCGTCTACCCTCGAGCTCGTCGAGGAGGCCGCACGGGCAGCACTCGCCGAGACCCGAGAGCTGGTCGCCGGGGGAGCCCCCGCCTCGGTCGGGGCCGGCGGACTGACTGAAGCGTTGCGCACGGTGGTCGCGCGGGCCGTCCGCGAAACGGGTCTCGACGTCGAGCTCGTGACCTCGGTCGTACCGCCGCTCGATCGCGAGGCCGAGGTGGCGCTCCTGCGGTGCGCGCAGGAGGGCCTCTCGAACGCGAGACGGCACTCCGGCGCCCGTCGCGTCGAGGTGACTCTCGCCGAGCGGCACGGCGTCGTGGAGGTCACCGTGCGCGACGACGGCGTCGGTTTCGACGCCACCGCCAGCGCGCACGGCTACGGCATCGAGGGGCTGCGTGCACGCCTGGGCGCCCT from Microbacterium testaceum includes these protein-coding regions:
- a CDS encoding sensor histidine kinase, which gives rise to MSQFTATPVAASDAADVGLPTTRGWIVAFLAAGILGAGIAVASAVVAGIPWASAVAALTLLGAYTVFILLVLPRLLRREAGTMGALDVVTMVVTVLAVALLTSLVPWLAMLQFWVFPLLWTLAASTRIAVGACFVSAASIFAALLPWTGGGSWAVMAFVQGASFVSAVVLGLWISGISRYGSERDALVTELTAAQSELASLHHDAGAMAERERLTAEMHDTIAQSLAGTVMLAQRARRELVEGALSPSTLELVEEAARAALAETRELVAGGAPASVGAGGLTEALRTVVARAVRETGLDVELVTSVVPPLDREAEVALLRCAQEGLSNARRHSGARRVEVTLAERHGVVEVTVRDDGVGFDATASAHGYGIEGLRARLGALGGSLEVDGTPGAATVRAGVPVRAGRS
- a CDS encoding ABC transporter permease is translated as MSRVLRLGAARVAFEVRSYFRQGDSVFFTFLFPVMILLIFAVAFDAQTFGPPGDEVDAAQFYLPAMLAAGVLLSGLQNMSIDIAMERSDGTLKRLGGTPLSPVSYFIGKLGQVLVTGFLQSALLIVVAAVFFGVPLPTDPERWLTFAWVFLLGVTTCAILGIGLSALPRTGRSATGVVIPIVLLLQFISGVYINFAALPEWLQNVASVFPLKWLAQGFRSVFLPESFAAGEPSGSWDHPLILLVTGLWLVLGLALVRLTFRWIRKDA
- a CDS encoding ABC transporter ATP-binding protein, which gives rise to MSENVVEVQDLRKTYRGGLEALRGVSFDIRRGETFALLGPNGAGKSTVIEILEGYRDRTSGEVRVLGIDPHRGGLDWKARLGIVLQNTGEAPTASVRELLAHFASFYPRPRDVDEVIASVGLSEKAKVSVRKLSGGQRRRVDVALGIVGRPDLLFLDEPTTGFDPEVRRHFWYLIRDLQREGTTILLTTHYLDEAAELAERAAIIVGGEVASVGRIDELGGPDARVPLVRWREGGETREQRTQDPGAVVAQLYARVGEPERLEVVRPSLEDVYLSFLGDEARRTAAAGGTA